One region of Chanodichthys erythropterus isolate Z2021 chromosome 19, ASM2448905v1, whole genome shotgun sequence genomic DNA includes:
- the tomm22 gene encoding mitochondrial import receptor subunit TOM22 homolog — translation MATIQELSPDSGRVETRPPADEIEGDDEDEELDETLLERLWGLTEMFPESLRSAAEVSAQCSLSVAKKLYSFSRSALWVGTTSFMILVLPVVFETERLQLEQQQLQQQRQILLGPNAGMSGGMPGMMPPAPGKL, via the exons ATGGCTACCATCCAGGAGCTGTCTCCAGACTCTGGCCGTGTGGAGACACGACCGCCCGCAGACGAGATCGAGGgagatgatgaagatgaagag CTGGATGAAACATTGTTGGAGAGGTTGTGGGGTCTCACAGAGATGTTTCCAGAATCACTGCGATCAGCAGCTGAAGTTTCTGCACAGTGTTCGCTATCTGTAGCCAAAAAACTTTACAG TTTTTCTCGCTCGGCTCTATGGGTCGGTACCACTTCCTTTATGATTCTGGTTCTGCCGGTTGTCTTTGAGACTGAGAGGTTACAGCTGGAACAACAACAATTACAACAGCAGAGACAG ATTTTGTTGGGTCCGAATGCTGGCATGTCTGGAGGAATGCCTGGAATGATGCCTCCTGCTCCTGGAAAGCTGTGA
- the dmc1 gene encoding meiotic recombination protein DMC1/LIM15 homolog isoform X1, whose amino-acid sequence MKGLEDQALEDESGYQEDEESFFQDIELLQKHGINMADIKKLKSVGICTVKGIQMTTRRALCNVKGLSEAKVDKIKEAAGKLLTCGFQTASEYIIKRKQVFHITTGSLEFDKLLGGGVESMAITEAFGEFRTGKTQLAHTLCVTAQLPGEYGYSGGKVIFIDSENTFRPERLKDIADRFNVDHEAVLDNVLYARAYTSEHQMELLDFVAAKFHEEGGVFKLLIIDSIMALFRVDFSGRGELAERQQKLAQMLSRLQKISEEYNVAVFVTNQMTADPGAGMTFQADPKKPIGGHILAHASTTRISLRKGRAELRIAKIFDSPDMPENEATFAIMAGGITDAKD is encoded by the exons ATGAAAGGTTTGGAAGACCAGGCTTTGGAGGATGAGTCGGGATACCAAGAAGATGAG GAATCCTTTTTTCAAGACATTGAGCTCTTACAGAAGCATGGCATT AACATGGCTGACATTAAGAAACTGAAGTCTGTAGGGATTTGTACTGTGAAAGGCATCCAGATGACCACACGCCGTGCTCTCTGTAACGTAAAGGGACTGTCTGAGGCTAAAGTGGACAAAATAAAGGAAGCTGCTGGAAAGTTGCTG ACATGTGGATTTCAGACAGCATCTGAATACATTATAAAAAGGAAGCAAGTTTTCCACATCACAACTGGCAGTTTGGAGTTTGA CAAACTCCTTGGAGGAGGTGTGGAGAGTATGGCCATTACTGAGGCTTTTGGTG AATTTAGAACTGGAAAGACCCAACTCGCTCACACACTGTGTG TAACTGCTCAGCTTCCTGGTGAATATGGGTATTCAGGAGGAAAGGTCATCTTCATTGATTCTGAAAACACCTT TCGGCCTGAGAGACTGAAGGACATAGCTGACAGATTCAATGTGGATCATGAAGCTGTACTGGATAATGTGCTGTATGCACGTGCATATACGA GTGAGCATCAGATGGAATTATTAGACTTTGTTGCAGCCAAGTTTCATGAAGAAGGAGGTGTCTTCAAGCTTCTG ATAATAGACTCAATCATGGCTCTGTTCCGGGTGGACTTCTCTGGAAGAGGTGAGCTGGCTGAGAGACAGCAAAAGCTTGCACAAATGCTTTCCAGACTGCAGAAGATCTCTGAAG AGTACAACGTGGCAGTGTTTGTTACCAACCAGATGACTGCAGATCCAGGAGCTGGAATGAC GTTTCAAGCAGATCCCAAAAAGCCCATTGGAGGACACATACTGGCACATGCCTCCACCACACGCATCAGCTTGAGGAAAGGACGTGCTGAGTTGAGAATTGCCAAAATATTTGATAG CCCAGACATGCCAGAAAACGAGGCTACTTTTGCCATCATGGCTGGAGGAATAACAGATGCCAAAGACTAA
- the dmc1 gene encoding meiotic recombination protein DMC1/LIM15 homolog isoform X2 — MKGLEDQALEDESGYQEDEESFFQDIELLQKHGINMADIKKLKSVGICTVKGIQMTTRRALCNVKGLSEAKVDKIKEAAGKLLTCGFQTASEYIIKRKQVFHITTGSLEFDKLLGGGVESMAITEAFGEFRTGKTQLAHTLCVTAQLPGEYGYSGGKVIFIDSENTFRPERLKDIADRFNVDHEAVLDNVLYARAYTSEHQMELLDFVAAKFHEEGGVFKLLIIDSIMALFRVDFSGRGELAERQQKLAQMLSRLQKISEEYNVAVFVTNQMTADPGAGMTSQKAHWRTHTGTCLHHTHQLEERTC; from the exons ATGAAAGGTTTGGAAGACCAGGCTTTGGAGGATGAGTCGGGATACCAAGAAGATGAG GAATCCTTTTTTCAAGACATTGAGCTCTTACAGAAGCATGGCATT AACATGGCTGACATTAAGAAACTGAAGTCTGTAGGGATTTGTACTGTGAAAGGCATCCAGATGACCACACGCCGTGCTCTCTGTAACGTAAAGGGACTGTCTGAGGCTAAAGTGGACAAAATAAAGGAAGCTGCTGGAAAGTTGCTG ACATGTGGATTTCAGACAGCATCTGAATACATTATAAAAAGGAAGCAAGTTTTCCACATCACAACTGGCAGTTTGGAGTTTGA CAAACTCCTTGGAGGAGGTGTGGAGAGTATGGCCATTACTGAGGCTTTTGGTG AATTTAGAACTGGAAAGACCCAACTCGCTCACACACTGTGTG TAACTGCTCAGCTTCCTGGTGAATATGGGTATTCAGGAGGAAAGGTCATCTTCATTGATTCTGAAAACACCTT TCGGCCTGAGAGACTGAAGGACATAGCTGACAGATTCAATGTGGATCATGAAGCTGTACTGGATAATGTGCTGTATGCACGTGCATATACGA GTGAGCATCAGATGGAATTATTAGACTTTGTTGCAGCCAAGTTTCATGAAGAAGGAGGTGTCTTCAAGCTTCTG ATAATAGACTCAATCATGGCTCTGTTCCGGGTGGACTTCTCTGGAAGAGGTGAGCTGGCTGAGAGACAGCAAAAGCTTGCACAAATGCTTTCCAGACTGCAGAAGATCTCTGAAG AGTACAACGTGGCAGTGTTTGTTACCAACCAGATGACTGCAGATCCAGGAGCTGGAATGAC ATCCCAAAAAGCCCATTGGAGGACACATACTGGCACATGCCTCCACCACACGCATCAGCTTGAGGAAAGGACGTGCTGA